One Hippoglossus hippoglossus isolate fHipHip1 chromosome 5, fHipHip1.pri, whole genome shotgun sequence genomic window carries:
- the cav3 gene encoding caveolin-3, with the protein MADQYQYNATEEKTVKDSHTKEIDLINRDPKQINEDVVKVEFEDVIAEPDGTHSLDGVWKLSYTTFTVSKYWCYRILSAIFGIPVALLWGFLFACISFCHIWAVVPCIKSCLIESQCISRIYSLCIQTFCDPFFEALGKIFSSVRVALRKEV; encoded by the exons ATGGCGGATCAGTACCAGTACAACGCCACCGAGGAGAAGACCGTGAAGGACAGCCACACCAAGGAGATCGACCTCATCAACAGAGACCCCAAGCAGATCAATGAGGATGTAGTGAAG GTGGAGTTTGAGGATGTGATTGCAGAGCCCGATGGAACACACAGCCTGGACGGAGTGTGGAAGCTCAGCTACACCACCTTCACCGTGTCCAAATACTGGTGTTACCGCATCTTGTCGGCCATCTTCGGCATCCCCGTGGCTCTGCTCTGGGGCTTCCTGTTCGCCTGCATCTCCTTCTGCCACATCTGGGCGGTGGTTCCCTGCATCAAGAGCTGCCTGATTGAGTCCCAGTGCATCAGCCGCATCTACTCCCTCTGCATCCAGACCTTCTGCGACCCCTTCTTCGAGGCCCTGGGCAAGATCTTCAGCAGCGTGCGCGTGGCGCTGCGCAAAGAAGTCTAA
- the gpr61l gene encoding probable G-protein coupled receptor — protein sequence MADKIGLMIASPSDQSIPNLTTAQWEANPTVPADVSVVTSSQSQIKDLFGLFCMVTLNLIALLANTGVMVAIARAPHLKRFAFVCHLCAVDLLCAILLMPLGIISSSPFFGTVVFTVLECQVYIFLNVFLICLSILTITAISVERYFYIIHPMRYEVKMTINLAVGVMLLIWVKSALLALVTLFGWPPYGHHSSIAAAHCSLHASHSRLRRVFAVVFSVICFLVPAVVIFAVYCAVYKVARSAALQQVPAVPAWANVNPAKDRSDSINSQTTMITTNRTLPQRLSPERAFSGSKAAITLVFIVGQFLVCWLPYFIFHLQMSLTDSMQSPGDLEEAVTWLAYSSFAVNPFFYGLLNRQIREELVKFRRCCLTQPVDFGASSHEGSLQENFLQFIQRTSSTAETQSSCANSSPRNTINQGIKIPGQIPEERA from the coding sequence ATGGCCGACAAGATTGGTCTCATGATAGCCTCTCCGTCAGATCAATCAATCCCAAACCTCACCACAGCCCAATGGGAGGCCAATCCCACAGTGCCTGCCGACGTGAGCGTCGTCACAAGCTCCCAGTCCCAGATAAAGGACCTGTTCGGGTTGTTCTGCATGGTCACCCTTAACCTCATCGCCTTGTTGGCCAACACCGGCGTGATGGTGGCCATTGCTCGTGCACCTCACCTGAAGaggtttgcatttgtgtgtcatCTCTGCGCGGTGGACCTGCTGTGCGCCATCCTCCTCATGCCTCTGGGGATCATCTCCAGCTCGCCGTTCTTTGGCACCGTGGTCTTCACTGTTCTGGAGTGTCAGGTTTACATCTTCCTCAATGTTTTcctcatctgtctgtccatcctcACCATCACAGCCATTAGTGTGGAGCGTTACTTCTACATCATACACCCAATGCGTTATGAAGTCAAGATGACAATCAACCTTGCTGTTGGTGTCATGCTCCTAATCTGGGTTAAATCGGCCCTCTTGGCTCTGGTCACGCTGTTCGGTTGGCCACCTTATGGACATCATAGCTCCATCGCTGCGGCTCACTGCTCTCTGCATGCGAGCCACAGTCGTCTGAGGAGAGTATTTGCTGTGGTCTTCAGTGTGATTTGTTTCCTGGTCCCTGCGGTGGTTATCTTCGCAGTTTACTGTGCCGTGTACAAGGTCGCTCGTTCCGCAGCCCTGCAGCAAGTCCCCGCTGTGCCAGCATGGGCAAACGTGAACCCAGCTAAGGATCGCTCAGACTCCATCAACAGCCAGACCACCATGATTACCACCAACCGCACTCTGCCCCAGAGACTGTCTCCAGAGAGGGCCTTCAGCGGCAGCAAGGCTGCTATTACCCTGGTGTTCATCGTGGGCCAGTTCTTGGTTTGTTGGTTACCGTACTTCATCTTTCACCTGCAAATGTCTCTGACTGACTCCATGCAGAGCCCCGGAGACTTAGAGGAGGCGGTCACCTGGCTCGCTTACTCCTCCTTCGCAGTGAATCCGTTCTTCTACGGCCTGTTGAACCGACagatcagagaggagctggtgaagTTTCGACGCTGCTGCCTGACCCAGCCTGTGGACTTTGGGGCATCCAGCCACGAGGGCtccctgcaggagaacttccTCCAGTTCATCCAGAGAACCAGCAGCACAGCTGAGACCCAGTCCAGCTGTGCCAACTCCAGCCCCAGAAACACTATTAACCAGGGGATAAAGATCCCTGGACAAATACCTGAGGAACGCGCCTGA
- the parp3 gene encoding protein mono-ADP-ribosyltransferase PARP3 isoform X1 codes for MAPKRRAAAAAAARGKGKRVKKEPETPETPKPKDAFTSAKEALLAAGPQVKSSRRMDEHCSVSGSAEVHEDYDCMLNQTNVGHNNNKFYVIQVIKANKKYHTWNRWGRVGEVGQSKLNTFDKPENAVKDFEKKFKDKTKNNWSDHTNFVSHPGKYTLIEVDGEQDAEVMVDSVDGNSVKVVKNVLPCTLDTETKDLIELIFSNDMFKEAMECMNLDIKKMPLGKLSKVQIAKGFDVLEEIEAAMSKKTPPAARLEELSSKFFTTIPHNFGRNRPPTIASKDIVEQKKEMLMVLADIELAQTLKSETEKAQDEMIETVPHPLDQDYTSLKCKLTLMEKDTETFKIIETYLKVTAGDYGKPKIMDVWEVDRATEGEHFSEHDSLENRRLLWHGTNIAVVAAILKSGLRIMPHSGGRVGRGIYFASENCKSAAYVRTSKNTGVMFLSEVALGKECTITKDNSSLKKAPAGYDSVVARGSVEPDPSEDISITLEGKKVSVPQAKPIPQPQFSGSNFSNSEYLIYKESQCRLRYLLELKM; via the exons ATGGCACCGAAgagacgagctgctgctgctgctgctgccagggGGAAAGGCAAGAGGGTCAAGAAGGAGCCGGAGACCCCGGAGACCCCGAAGCCCAAAGATGCCTTCACCTCAGCCAAAGAGGCCCTGCTGGCTGCAGGGCCACaggtgaagagcagcaggaggatggATGAGCACTGCTCAGTGTCTGGATCTGCAGAG GTTCACGAGGACTACGACTGCATGCTGAACCAGACCAACGTTGGACATAACAATAACAAGTTTTATGTCATTCAAGTtattaaagcaaacaaaaaatatcatACGTGGAACAGATGGGGTCGAGTG GGGGAGGTGGGACAATCCAAACTGAACACCTTTGACAAGCCTGAGAACGCCGTCAAAGACTTTGAGAAAAAGTTCAAGGACAAGACGAAGAACAACTGGAGTGATCACACGAACTTTGTGTCTCACCCTGGGAAGTACACTCTGATTGAGGTGGATGGAGAGCAGGATGCTGAGGTGATG GTGGACAGCGTGGATGGAAACTCAGTCAAAGTCGTTAAAAACGTTCTCCCCTGCACActtgacacagaaacaaaagaccTCATCGAGCTCATTTTCAGTAATGACATGTTCAAGGAGGCGATGGAATGCATGAACTTAG ACATCAAGAAAATGCCTCTTGGAAAGCTCAGTAAGGTGCAGATCGCAAAGGGCTTTGATGTGTTGGAGGAAATCGAGGCAGCCATGAGCAAAAAAACCCCGCCCGCAGCCCGCCTGGAAGAACTTTCCTCCAAGTTCTTCACCACGATCCCACACAACTTTGGCCGGAACAGACCACCAACCATCGCATCTAAAGACATAGtggagcagaagaaagagatGCTCATG GTGCTGGCGGACATCGAGCTTGCCCAGACTCTgaagtcagagacagagaaggctCAGGATGAGATGATAGAGACAGTTCCTCACCCTCTCGACCAAGACTACACTTCTCTTAAATGCAAGCTCACGTTAATGGAGAAGGATACGGAAACTTTCAAG atcataGAAACTTACCTGAAAGTGACTGCAGGTGATTATGGTAAACCAAAAATTATGGACGTTTGGGAAGTTGATCGAGCGACAGAG GGAGAGCACTTTAGTGAACATGATAGCCTAGAGAACCGCCGTCTGCTGTGGCACGGTACAAACATCGCTGTGGTGGCAGCGATCCTGAAGAGCGGTCTGAGGATTATGCCTCATTCAGGAGGCCGCGTTGGTCGTGGCATCTATTTTGCATCTGAAAACTGCAAGTCTGCAGCTTACG TGCGCACCTCTAAAAACACTGGTGTGATGTTTCTGAGCGAGGTAGCCCTCGGCAAAGAGTGCACCATCACCAAAGACAACTCTTCCCTGAAGAAGGCTCCTGCAGGTTATGATAGTGTGGTGGCTCGAGGATCAGTGGAACCAG ATCCCTCTGAGGACATCTCCATCACCCTGGAGGGCAAGAAGGTTTCTGTGCCTCAGGCTAAGCCCATACCTCAGCCCCAGTTCTCAGGCAGCAACTTCAGCAACAGCGAATATCTCATCTACAAAGAGAGTCAGTGTCGCCTTCGGTATCTGCTGGAGCTGAAGATGTAG
- the parp3 gene encoding protein mono-ADP-ribosyltransferase PARP3 isoform X2, with protein MAPKRRAAAAAAARGKGKRVKKEPETPETPKPKDAFTSAKEALLAAGPQVKSSRRMDEHCSVSGSEVHEDYDCMLNQTNVGHNNNKFYVIQVIKANKKYHTWNRWGRVGEVGQSKLNTFDKPENAVKDFEKKFKDKTKNNWSDHTNFVSHPGKYTLIEVDGEQDAEVMVDSVDGNSVKVVKNVLPCTLDTETKDLIELIFSNDMFKEAMECMNLDIKKMPLGKLSKVQIAKGFDVLEEIEAAMSKKTPPAARLEELSSKFFTTIPHNFGRNRPPTIASKDIVEQKKEMLMVLADIELAQTLKSETEKAQDEMIETVPHPLDQDYTSLKCKLTLMEKDTETFKIIETYLKVTAGDYGKPKIMDVWEVDRATEGEHFSEHDSLENRRLLWHGTNIAVVAAILKSGLRIMPHSGGRVGRGIYFASENCKSAAYVRTSKNTGVMFLSEVALGKECTITKDNSSLKKAPAGYDSVVARGSVEPDPSEDISITLEGKKVSVPQAKPIPQPQFSGSNFSNSEYLIYKESQCRLRYLLELKM; from the exons ATGGCACCGAAgagacgagctgctgctgctgctgctgccagggGGAAAGGCAAGAGGGTCAAGAAGGAGCCGGAGACCCCGGAGACCCCGAAGCCCAAAGATGCCTTCACCTCAGCCAAAGAGGCCCTGCTGGCTGCAGGGCCACaggtgaagagcagcaggaggatggATGAGCACTGCTCAGTGTCTGGATCTG AGGTTCACGAGGACTACGACTGCATGCTGAACCAGACCAACGTTGGACATAACAATAACAAGTTTTATGTCATTCAAGTtattaaagcaaacaaaaaatatcatACGTGGAACAGATGGGGTCGAGTG GGGGAGGTGGGACAATCCAAACTGAACACCTTTGACAAGCCTGAGAACGCCGTCAAAGACTTTGAGAAAAAGTTCAAGGACAAGACGAAGAACAACTGGAGTGATCACACGAACTTTGTGTCTCACCCTGGGAAGTACACTCTGATTGAGGTGGATGGAGAGCAGGATGCTGAGGTGATG GTGGACAGCGTGGATGGAAACTCAGTCAAAGTCGTTAAAAACGTTCTCCCCTGCACActtgacacagaaacaaaagaccTCATCGAGCTCATTTTCAGTAATGACATGTTCAAGGAGGCGATGGAATGCATGAACTTAG ACATCAAGAAAATGCCTCTTGGAAAGCTCAGTAAGGTGCAGATCGCAAAGGGCTTTGATGTGTTGGAGGAAATCGAGGCAGCCATGAGCAAAAAAACCCCGCCCGCAGCCCGCCTGGAAGAACTTTCCTCCAAGTTCTTCACCACGATCCCACACAACTTTGGCCGGAACAGACCACCAACCATCGCATCTAAAGACATAGtggagcagaagaaagagatGCTCATG GTGCTGGCGGACATCGAGCTTGCCCAGACTCTgaagtcagagacagagaaggctCAGGATGAGATGATAGAGACAGTTCCTCACCCTCTCGACCAAGACTACACTTCTCTTAAATGCAAGCTCACGTTAATGGAGAAGGATACGGAAACTTTCAAG atcataGAAACTTACCTGAAAGTGACTGCAGGTGATTATGGTAAACCAAAAATTATGGACGTTTGGGAAGTTGATCGAGCGACAGAG GGAGAGCACTTTAGTGAACATGATAGCCTAGAGAACCGCCGTCTGCTGTGGCACGGTACAAACATCGCTGTGGTGGCAGCGATCCTGAAGAGCGGTCTGAGGATTATGCCTCATTCAGGAGGCCGCGTTGGTCGTGGCATCTATTTTGCATCTGAAAACTGCAAGTCTGCAGCTTACG TGCGCACCTCTAAAAACACTGGTGTGATGTTTCTGAGCGAGGTAGCCCTCGGCAAAGAGTGCACCATCACCAAAGACAACTCTTCCCTGAAGAAGGCTCCTGCAGGTTATGATAGTGTGGTGGCTCGAGGATCAGTGGAACCAG ATCCCTCTGAGGACATCTCCATCACCCTGGAGGGCAAGAAGGTTTCTGTGCCTCAGGCTAAGCCCATACCTCAGCCCCAGTTCTCAGGCAGCAACTTCAGCAACAGCGAATATCTCATCTACAAAGAGAGTCAGTGTCGCCTTCGGTATCTGCTGGAGCTGAAGATGTAG
- the parp3 gene encoding protein mono-ADP-ribosyltransferase PARP3 isoform X3 produces the protein MAPKRRAAAAAAARGKGKRVKKEPETPETPKPKDAFTSAKEALLAAGPQVKSSRRMDEHCSVSGSAEVHEDYDCMLNQTNVGHNNNKFYVIQVIKANKKYHTWNRWGRVGEVGQSKLNTFDKPENAVKDFEKKFKDKTKNNWSDHTNFVSHPGKYTLIEVDGEQVLPCTLDTETKDLIELIFSNDMFKEAMECMNLDIKKMPLGKLSKVQIAKGFDVLEEIEAAMSKKTPPAARLEELSSKFFTTIPHNFGRNRPPTIASKDIVEQKKEMLMVLADIELAQTLKSETEKAQDEMIETVPHPLDQDYTSLKCKLTLMEKDTETFKIIETYLKVTAGDYGKPKIMDVWEVDRATEGEHFSEHDSLENRRLLWHGTNIAVVAAILKSGLRIMPHSGGRVGRGIYFASENCKSAAYVRTSKNTGVMFLSEVALGKECTITKDNSSLKKAPAGYDSVVARGSVEPDPSEDISITLEGKKVSVPQAKPIPQPQFSGSNFSNSEYLIYKESQCRLRYLLELKM, from the exons ATGGCACCGAAgagacgagctgctgctgctgctgctgccagggGGAAAGGCAAGAGGGTCAAGAAGGAGCCGGAGACCCCGGAGACCCCGAAGCCCAAAGATGCCTTCACCTCAGCCAAAGAGGCCCTGCTGGCTGCAGGGCCACaggtgaagagcagcaggaggatggATGAGCACTGCTCAGTGTCTGGATCTGCAGAG GTTCACGAGGACTACGACTGCATGCTGAACCAGACCAACGTTGGACATAACAATAACAAGTTTTATGTCATTCAAGTtattaaagcaaacaaaaaatatcatACGTGGAACAGATGGGGTCGAGTG GGGGAGGTGGGACAATCCAAACTGAACACCTTTGACAAGCCTGAGAACGCCGTCAAAGACTTTGAGAAAAAGTTCAAGGACAAGACGAAGAACAACTGGAGTGATCACACGAACTTTGTGTCTCACCCTGGGAAGTACACTCTGATTGAGGTGGATGGAGAGCAG GTTCTCCCCTGCACActtgacacagaaacaaaagaccTCATCGAGCTCATTTTCAGTAATGACATGTTCAAGGAGGCGATGGAATGCATGAACTTAG ACATCAAGAAAATGCCTCTTGGAAAGCTCAGTAAGGTGCAGATCGCAAAGGGCTTTGATGTGTTGGAGGAAATCGAGGCAGCCATGAGCAAAAAAACCCCGCCCGCAGCCCGCCTGGAAGAACTTTCCTCCAAGTTCTTCACCACGATCCCACACAACTTTGGCCGGAACAGACCACCAACCATCGCATCTAAAGACATAGtggagcagaagaaagagatGCTCATG GTGCTGGCGGACATCGAGCTTGCCCAGACTCTgaagtcagagacagagaaggctCAGGATGAGATGATAGAGACAGTTCCTCACCCTCTCGACCAAGACTACACTTCTCTTAAATGCAAGCTCACGTTAATGGAGAAGGATACGGAAACTTTCAAG atcataGAAACTTACCTGAAAGTGACTGCAGGTGATTATGGTAAACCAAAAATTATGGACGTTTGGGAAGTTGATCGAGCGACAGAG GGAGAGCACTTTAGTGAACATGATAGCCTAGAGAACCGCCGTCTGCTGTGGCACGGTACAAACATCGCTGTGGTGGCAGCGATCCTGAAGAGCGGTCTGAGGATTATGCCTCATTCAGGAGGCCGCGTTGGTCGTGGCATCTATTTTGCATCTGAAAACTGCAAGTCTGCAGCTTACG TGCGCACCTCTAAAAACACTGGTGTGATGTTTCTGAGCGAGGTAGCCCTCGGCAAAGAGTGCACCATCACCAAAGACAACTCTTCCCTGAAGAAGGCTCCTGCAGGTTATGATAGTGTGGTGGCTCGAGGATCAGTGGAACCAG ATCCCTCTGAGGACATCTCCATCACCCTGGAGGGCAAGAAGGTTTCTGTGCCTCAGGCTAAGCCCATACCTCAGCCCCAGTTCTCAGGCAGCAACTTCAGCAACAGCGAATATCTCATCTACAAAGAGAGTCAGTGTCGCCTTCGGTATCTGCTGGAGCTGAAGATGTAG